In the Puntigrus tetrazona isolate hp1 chromosome 19, ASM1883169v1, whole genome shotgun sequence genome, aaataataataataatataaatatgtacttcAGTCTACGTACACATAGTCTACTAACAGTGTGTGTTGAATTGCCTCTTTAATGTTCAGCCAATTGcgtttaataatatattattcttaataataaactatattttcatttagataACATGCAATTAATAAGTACTCTTAAATGCGCTTCTTTTAACCTACACAGTCATTTTTGCTAAGCATATGAGTTCTGACTATATATTTGTAAGGGCCAGCGTGTCTTAGCCTGATTTCTCCTGATATTGAAGAGCCGGCAGCAGCTGTGAAACTACTTCAGGACCACAGCAGAAGTGTGTGAGACGTTCCgagcctcacacacacttttccaTCTACACCCCGTTTTATGAAGCTGGTACTTCTGGCTTTTTTACCAGCTTTTTAAGCTAATTGCCGAGGCTTTGGTTTAAATGGTacactttttttacagttagaatttaaacaacatttaaatatatattatatatatatatatatatatatatatatatatatatatatatatatatatatatatatatatatatcagtaaagaaaatgagaattgttttcacagtacatttttattcgTGAGGTGAAACTGGACCTGACTTTTCTTCATCGTTataggtaataaaaaaaagcaaaacaatcgATACAGAAATATGAGTTTTAGTCATCAAGGCACAAAATGAAGAGccactaaataaatacagcgtCTTTGTTGGACTCTCCTTAAAATGGCGGTAGCGTTATACAGGGATGACCTCGTATCCTCGTATCGTACAAGCTACTTTTCTTTCCTCAAAAATATGATTACGGTAGTGTCCAAAAAGCCGTAGTACAAACACGGTGCTTCTATTTTGTAATTCACTGTACTTTTATGATCCTCAGCTTTCACAATGAGAATAATAATCTGACACAACATGAGAGCTGCACAGACTCAGAGCCACTCTATTAGCTTTAATGTGTCCCGTGTCTGTGAGGAAGGTCCTCTCTGAGACAGGAGCGCTATTGCCATGGTGATGAAGACCGTGCTGAAGCTCATTTGGGAAGCTCCTCGATGATCACCCGGGAGACAGAGTTCCAGCCGGTCGATGCGTCTCCTCGAGGATAATCAGCACATGTGCCCACCCAGATCCCAACATCCACCAGCCCGGCCTGGATCCCGTCACAGAGCCCctccactgacacacacacacacacacacacacacacacagtcagaggTACTGCACACTCTCATACACGGTATGTGTGATTAGTGTgctgtcattaaaataatctatAGCTGGCTATCGTCTATCTGTCTATAGATGgttttcatctatctatctatatgtagTTGGTTATCTATATCTAGCTGGTTATCATATATCTATCTAACTCTATATCTATCTCAAGtttgctatctatctatctatctatctatatgtagCTGGTTATCATCTATCTAACTATATCTCTAGTTTGCCATCTATATCTATCTAGCTGTTATTTATCTATCTACAGCTGGTAatcttctatctatctctctctctctctctatagttggctatcatctatctatctatctatctatctatttatctatctgtctgtctgtctgtctatctatctgtctgtctatctatctatctatctatctatctatctatatgtagCTGGTTATCATCTATCTAACTATATCTCTAGTTTGccatctatctctatctatctagctgTTATCTATCTATAGCTGGTTatcttctatctctctctctttctctctctctctctctctctatagtTGGCTATCggcaatctatctatctatctatctatctatctatctatctatctatctatctttatctAGTTGGCTATCATATATCTATCTTAGTTgcctatcatctgtctgtctatttatctatctatctgtcatctgtcgttctgtctgtccatcctaaactattttaaatgggGACTggacaaagttttttttattttggaaaagtTGCACAAATGATTTGTGCTATTCTTTATATTTGTGCATGGTGCGGTCCCCGTCCTCTAGATAGGACTGAGTGGAGCAGTGCTGATGTGTTGGTCATGAGTAAGTGCAGAGTGAATGCTGGGATGTGAGCTGGTGAGAAACCACACAGAGCTCTCAAATTCCTCTGGTCTCTCTGTAATTGCAGCATAGATGCTTATGAAAGCTGCATTCAACCACACAAAAGAGCACTCACAGGAATCCACGTGACAAAGATATCTGCGTAAAAGACCATCTCTGCTCGCAAAAAATACAGCGTGTAAGTCTTACGTATACAACAGTGGAGTGTGATTGTGAAAGAATGGTATTTCAGACAAAGTGGTGTTTTTAAACGTTTCTGATCGCAAGAAAGTCTTGCTcatgacagaatgaaaaaagttgaaaataagtACACACACGTTTTTGTGTGACGTAAGTGAATgtgtaatgtataatttattggAATATATATGATGTGAGTCCAATTGATGTTTACTGTGTACCACAAAGAAAACCACAAAGCCATAGATAGGAGCATAATTGCAGAGTGTGTGATTCACACATGCAGCCATAAACAAGCGTTATGATTAAAAGTCTTTTTATAACATCACACTTTgggaatgaatgaatacatatatatatataggctatgaGATCAGATCAGTTAAATGCATATAACGTAAATGTAACATCAAAGTGAGAAATTTGaagtctttttattatttatgttgccagcattaacaaaatatctaatgcacagacacattttaaaatatcggTTTAGTGTTTATCTTATTTTGACTACGgatgctttttgttttctagTTGCAATCTTGTATATGTAATGAGTGAAGGATGAGAAGGACTGGTTTGTGAAGGGTACCTGTGGAGGTCCTGTGCATGTTGATGGTGGAGTTGAGTTCAGGGCTGCCCTGGTCCAGGTAAATGATGGACTCTATGGGCAGCGGTCCGGTGCATTCAGCCCCGTTGAAGGTGAAGTACCAGCGCTGGCAGCAGGCCGTCTTACACTTGAGCCTGAGAGAGCCGCTGAAGAGCACGCGCAGAGCGCTGTCCGACCGCTGCTTGGTGAACGTGCACTCCTGTGAATCAGAAACCACTAGAAGAATCAGTCCAACGGCAAGAAGTGACGTATATGAATGTCTACAGAGCACTTCTGGTTCTACTATCCTATTAGGTCAATGTTATTTtggttaaatatttcaaatgaggGTCTGTGATCAAGATGCATTAAAGATGCCCTACAGAGATTGTTGAGGACATTAAACATCTTCACAACTCATCTTTCACGGCCTTTTATGTAACTTTACTGAAGGCAATCGGTTTCCTTCTCCGAGTTGGCTCTAATAACCGATTAGCAAAAAATAAGACGATTTAACTTTAGTTTATAGTATCTTAAATGGTTTCTTGTCGCGTTTTACGTTGAATATTAGATAAACACGGGCCGCTTCTGtgctttgtgtttaaaaatggtTAGCAAAATGCTCACAAAGCTTAATGCTTCACCTCACGCAAGCGCActttttcactcagaaatgaacTCAGTTCAGGTGAACATTAGTGAAATGCTGTGGAAAAATATCAGGATGTAATTTTAAACCATACCAGAACACAAAGGTTCCTGTAcctgtatctgtctgtgtgcaGGAAGCCTTCCTTTTCATGACTTAGAAATCAGAAATGATGCGTCAATTGGAaacttaaaatcttaaaattcaTCCTTTGAAACCCATTTTAAAACCAGAAATTGCATTAGCATGGAAATTGTAAATCGCAATcacattacaaaatgtttttgttcatgaattacaaaacaattaagtTAGTGCACcttaatgttcaaaaatgtgAGTGAcggttaatatttattttaactgtattttttaataaaggtttAATAAAGGTTTAATAAAGAGTTGTTGGAAGCTCCGTGATGGTGAGattatttatcacattatttattttcttcaataaATGACATGCTAAAAATGTTTGGTAAATTACATATTGTAGGTCATATAAAACCGGactagatttagattttttttttttatcaaacatcGATTTAAAGAAGATAATGTTGTaccatattgatataaaaaatacaaagagaaaggaaataTATTCCATTCGTGCAAAGAAAAgctaatgaaacattttaaaatgagggAGAATCGAATTCTGAATCGTTTATTGGTCCTgtgtgaataataaaaacaggacaaaaagTCATATGTAAAATAATCCAATTACATAATCTTAGCCTCTTCTGATTGATGCTTTAATAGCGCTTTGATTGGTTTCTGgactgtgtgtgttcttgtgatgtcatttcctgctGACTGATTAGTTACATGCCATTAATGGCTGAAGACCAGGCTATTTTATACCTCCGTATCTCCGTAAGGACAGGATTAGGAGTTTCGGGCTCTTTCGTGATGAGCAGGATACTTACGGCTATCTTTCCCAGATCAATGCCGTAGTTTAAAGAGTTCCAGGCGCACTGTTTGATGTTGGGTTTCCAGGGATCCTCAAACctctcgctcacacactctCCCTTCTCGCCCTTAAGTCCGTCTCTCCCGGGGATCCCCGGGGTCCCTGGAATGCCGTTTATCCCCGGGTTCCCATCCCTGCCCTGCACTCCAGGTACGCCCTGCATGCACGTCTGGTACtaatgacaaaaacatgaaGCAGAGAGGCATGTCGGTACTTCGCAGACGCTCTGTGCCTTTAATGTGAGTGTGATGTGTCTCTGTAAATGAGAATGGGACTGATTCACCGTGATGCGCAGACCGCTGTGGGTGGGAAAGTACTACGCTCCTGTTTTCTCTGAGACGGACACGTTTGtgccaaaacaaataaaactaggAAAACACAAAACTGGAAGGAGGACTGGTGTAAAGTCCCCTGACCGCAGTCGCAGTCTGTCACAAGACGAAGCAAAATCGGTAATAGAGGGACTCTAAAACAACACACTTTTGGATTTAACTCTGTACAGTACTTATACTGTAAacatatatactaaaaataatactatatatataatatacagtaccTATATACTAAAGATAATACTCTTTCtaaattatatgtatgttttttgcaTATGTGTTCACGGTATAggtactgtatattatatactgtatatttaaatactacaTGCAACTGATACgcaataaaatatcttaattagtCTTTGTCAGATCTGGGTTTTCATCTAGTGAGTAAATGTAATGCTCTGTCTTGTGGTTTTTCAATAATGACAGTTCTCCGCTTCCTTGCGGTGTTTTTACAGACCAGGCCCTTCTCGCACAGGTTTTATGAATTATAACCCACACGTGTGAACATCGACGAGGCCTGAAAACCCCAATGAGTCCCAGCGCCGTGGTTTGTTTGCATCCGCTGATAAAACTGCGGAGCGCAGCGCagttctgtgtttatttaggtATTACTCAACTGCGGTTGACAACTGAAAGTCAGCCGAGCAAAAGCATCTCAAAATCCTCTGCTAGGTCAGCGTCGCCAAAGAAACGTACCCAAGTGGAAAGACCCTCTTGATCACGCCTGACCAGTGTGGAAATGAACTGAATTTCATGCCAAGCGTGATTCAGTCTTTCAGTGGACAGCCAGATGAATCAGATTACAGGAAAAGAGAACTGAGTGAATCACTTAAGGTAGATGTATCTTGATTTTGGGCTGTTCGCTGTTTTATTACAAtcataataaagtttaattcagagacagactgattTGTAAAGTTTGTGTATGATGTGTACATATATTCTACTTACAGTTCTGCTTGCAACTTCCTAAATGTAACaggtttttttccatttcttctaAGAGTCACTTAAAGGAACAGCCATAGATTAGTCCGAATCATTTTGGCgaatcagttcattttaatcattcaaaacgATTCTATCGAGGTACCACTCCGAAGTTTTTCGCGAAGTGTGCTTTTTATGCTCAATTAAATCAGCCATTGATGTTTAGGGCTATTTTCCGATTACGTTACACACATCACACACCTCTGAACCCATTCAGATTCAGATTACGTTTAGAAACGCACTGCGAATCAATTCAACTGATTAAAAAGAATCAAATTAATAATGACTCGTTCGGGATTCGAGCATCACTTCAAAGCCATTTTTAACCGAACAGTGTTTCACTGGATCTTCATATATtggcatattaaaaaaaactcaaatactTCTAGTTTGCGTAGgcctaattatttaattacaaatattttctttaaatcaaaAACGCATTATTTCTTAATCATAACGGAAAACAAAAAACGAACTCTTCAAACGGcagaaaaataagtaaaatgtcaCTTTAACGATGGCTACGATTTATGCTTGTTAATGGAAAACTACGCGTTGCTACTTAGCGTTGCTTTTTAGCATTTTCGCGCGTAAAAGTTTAACACACCGTCCTACCTTGTCGGTGAACTCCGCGTCTTTTTGCCGGGCGCCCCTTTCTTTGACCT is a window encoding:
- the cthrc1a gene encoding collagen triple helix repeat-containing protein 1a, producing MRATKLTPLLLCFWITLPFCITEKVKERGARQKDAEFTDKYQTCMQGVPGVQGRDGNPGINGIPGTPGIPGRDGLKGEKGECVSERFEDPWKPNIKQCAWNSLNYGIDLGKIAECTFTKQRSDSALRVLFSGSLRLKCKTACCQRWYFTFNGAECTGPLPIESIIYLDQGSPELNSTINMHRTSTVEGLCDGIQAGLVDVGIWVGTCADYPRGDASTGWNSVSRVIIEELPK